A single genomic interval of Penaeus vannamei isolate JL-2024 chromosome 21, ASM4276789v1, whole genome shotgun sequence harbors:
- the pic gene encoding DNA damage-binding protein 1, with amino-acid sequence MATAAYNYVVTAHKPTAVTACATGHLTSPTDLNLVVARNNRVELHLVTPEGLRPLKELTIYGKIACMNLFTPMNESKDLLFILTTRYCAMILECVGDGENLEIITRAHGNVADKIGKPCETGMIAIVDPQARCIVLRLYEGLIKVIPLDKDNNELKAYNIRVDELQIQDIEFLYGCSNPTIIVIYQDTHGRHIKTHEISLKEKEFSKMPWKQDNVETEASTIIAVPEPYGGAIIIGQEIITYLTGTSHVTVAPALIKTSTIVCYGKVDANGSRYLLGDLSGRLFMLLLDKPDDRSEATVKVELLGEISIPECLTYLDNGVVFVGSRLGDSQLIKLNTEADASGQYVVIMQTFNNLGPIVDMVVVDLERQGQGQLVTCSGAFKEGSLRIIRNGIGIHEQASIELDGIKGMWSLSVNSPNHHNTIVLSFVGLTRVLTLSGEEVEETEIAGFVADQQTFLSSNVKHSQLLQVTGSSCRLVNESTGQLVCEWKPPEGRNISVVTANNNQVVAAAGQHIYYLTIQPSNLKLEAWTTVEHEVACLDVSPLWEEDMASVVAVGLWTDISARVLALPSLEENAKEFLGGDIIPRSILMTTFEGHHYLLCAMGDGQLFYFSYAPATGYLSDKKKVVLGTQPTTLRRFRSLSSTNVFACSDRPTVIYSSNHKLVFSKVNLREVTHMCPLNAEAYPNSLALATSEGITIGTIDEIQKLHIRTVPLGETPRRIAYQEETETFGVITMRVDVTDSNGIRSGGMSASLGAHTTSSASNTSSLLKPPVQPPPEPGQEVETHNLLVISQNTFEVLHCHSFHPGEYGLSICSTRLKDDPTVYYVVGTALVNPEESESKQGRIILFSFTDGKLQQVAEKEIKGACYSLCEFQGKLLAAISSTVRLFEWTNERELRLECSHFNNVAALYLKTKGDFILVGDLMRSMTLLQYKTLEGSFEEIARDYDPNWMTAIEILDDELFLGAEHSHNLFVCHKDSAATSDEERQQMQEVGRFHLGDFVNVFRHGTLVMQGVPEATTVTQGCVLYGTVHGALGLVTSLNLELYNQLLEMQKRLARVIKSVGKIDHDFYRSFSTERKTDRCEGFIDGDLIESFLDLSPDKMKEVAQGLLISDGSGMKVEATPEDLIKTVEELTRIH; translated from the exons ATGGCTACAGCGGCTTATAATTATGTTGTCACTGCCCACAAGCCTACAGCTGTTACAGCATGTGCTACCG GACACCTGACTTCGCCAACCGACCTGAACTTGGTCGTAGCTCGGAACAACAGAGTGGAACTCCACCTGGTTACACCAGAAGGATTAAGGCCTCTAAAAGAACTCACCATCTATGGCAAGATTGCCTGCATGAACCTTTTTACACCTATG AATGAATCAAAAGACTTGCTCTTCATATTGACAACACGGTATTGTGCTATGATCCTGGAATGTGTTGGGGATGGAGAGAATCTAGAGATCATAACCAGAGCTCATGGCAATGTAGCAGATAAGATTG GGAAACCATGTGAAACTGGAATGATTGCAATTGTTGACCCTCAGGCGCGTTGCATTGTATTGCGACTCTATGAAGGCCTCATTAAAGTCATTCCtcttgataaagacaataatgagcTTAAAGCCTATAATATAAG AGTTGATGAGCTTCAAATTCAAGACATAGAGTTCTTGTATGGATGTTCTAATCccacaattattgttatatatcaaGACACGCATGGGAGACATATTAAGACTCATGAAATTTCCCTCAAAGAAAAGGAATTCTCCAAG aTGCCCTGGAAGCAGGATAATGTAGAGACTGAAGCCTCTACAATTATTGCTGTTCCAGAGCCGTATGGTGGAGCAATCATTATTGGTCAGGAAATTATCACTTACCTCACTGGGACTTCACATGTGACAGTAGCCCCTGCTCTCATTAAG ACCAGCACCATAGTTTGTTATGGGAAGGTTGATGCCAATGGTTCAAGATATCTCCTAGGAGATTTGTCAGGCCGTCTCTTCATGCTGCTGCTGGATAAGCCGGATGATCGGTCTGAGGCTACTGTCAAGGTTGAATTGCTGG GTGAAATATCCATCCCTGAATGTCTGACATACCTTGATAATGGTGTGGTCTTTGTCGGATCTCGCTTGGGAGATTCACAGCTGATCAAACTAAATACAGAAGCTGATGCCTCTGGCCAGTATGTGGTTATCATGCAGACCTTCAACAATCTTGGCCCTATTGTGGACATGGTGGTAGTTGACCTGGAGCGACAGGGCCAGGGGCAGCTTGTAACCTGTTCAG GAGCTTTTAAGGAGGGATCTCTTCGTATTATCCGTAATGGCATTGGTATCCATGAACAGGCATCAATAGAGCTGGATGGCATCAAGGGGATGTGGTCATTAAGTGTAAATTCGCCAAATCACCATAATACTATCGTCCTGTCATTTGTTGGCCTTACTAG GGTTTTGACTCTGAGtggggaagaagtagaggaaacaGAGATTGCAGGTTTTGTAGCTGATCAGCAAACTTTCTTGTCTTCAAATGTAAAACATAGTCAATTGTTACAG GTCACTGGCAGTTCATGTCGCCTGGTAAATGAAAGCACAGGCCAGCTTGTATGTGAGTGGAAACCCCCAGAAGGCCGCAACATTTCGGTTGTGACTGCAAACAACAATCAAGTAGTAGCTGCAGCAGGGCAGCACATCTACTATCTCACTATCCAGCCGTCTAACCTCAAACTAGAGGC TTGGACCACAGTGGAGCATGAGGTGGCTTGCTTAGATGTGTCTCCTCTGTGGGAGGAAGACATGGCTTCTGTGGTTGCTGTTGGCCTGTGGACTGACATTTCAGCGCGTGTGCTTGCTTTACCATCCCTTGAAGAGAATGCCAAAGAGTTCCTAGGAGGGG ATATTATTCCTCGTTCCATCCTGATGACAACGTTTGAGGGCCATCATTACCTCCTTTGTGCTATGGGAGACGGGCAGCTTTTCTACTTTAGTTACGCACCTGCAACAGGATACTTATCAGATAAAAAGAAG GTTGTCCTCGGTACTCAGCCAACGACTCTAAGACGGTTCCGCTCACTCTCCTCGACAAATGTTTTTGCCTGCTCTGACCGACCCACAGTCATATACTCATCCAATCATAAGCTTGTATTCTCAAAAGTTAATTTGAGAGAAGTAACTCACATGTGTCCTCTTAATGCTGAGGCTTATCCAAACAG TTTGGCCTTGGCAACAAGTGAGGGCATCACTATTGGTACCATTGATGAGATTCAGAAGTTGCATATTCGCACGGTCCCTCTAGGAGAAACTCCACGTCGAATTGCGTATCAAGAGGAAACAGAG ACATTTGGGGTGATTACCATGCGTGTGGATGTTACGGATAGTAATGGAATCAGAAGTGGTGGAATGAGTGCGTCCTTAGGAGCGCACACTACCTCCTCTGCCTCCAACACTTCCAGCCTCCTTAAGCCTCCTGTACAGCCCCCACCAGAGCCTGGCCAGGAAGTGGAAACTCACAATCTTCTAGTAATTTCACAAAATACATTTGAAG TGCTCCATTGTCATAGTTTCCACCCGGGGGAGTATGGCCTTAGCATCTGTTCTACCAGACTAAAAGATGACCCGACTGTTTATTATGTAGTTGGAACAGCTCTAGTTAATCCTGAGGAGTCTGAATCCAAGCAGGGTCgcatcatcctcttctccttcactgaTGGCAAATTGCAGCAG GTTGCTGAGAAGGAGATCAAAGGTGCTTGCTATTCTCTCTGTGAGTTCCAGGGTAAACTTCTAGCTGCAATCTCTAGTACT GTACGGCTGTTTGAATGGACAAATGAGCGTGAATTGAGGTTAGAATGTTCCCACTTTAACAATGTAGCTGCTTTGTATTTGAAAACAAAGGGAGACTTCATACTGGTTGGTGACCTAATGAGGTCCATGACGCTTCTGCAGTACAAAACACTAGAAGGTAGTTTTGAAGAG atTGCTAGGGACTATGATCCCAACTGGATGACTGCTATAGAAATTCTTGATGATGAACTATTTCTTGGAGCTGAACACTCACATAACCTCTTTGTGTGTCACAAAGATAG TGCGGCCACTTCTGATGAGGAACGCCAGCAGATGCAGGAGGTTGGTCGCTTCCACTTGGGAGACTTTGTAAATGTTTTCCGTCATGGGACACTGGTGATGCAGGGAGTGCCAGAAGCTACAACAGTAACACAAGGCTGTGTTCTTTATGGGACTGTACATGGAGCTCTTG GTTTGGTGACTAGTCTGAATTTAGAACTATACAACCAACTACTGGAGATGCAAAAACGTCTAGCAAGAGTTATTAAATCGGTTGGAAAGATTGACCATGATTTTTACAGAAGTTTTAG TACTGAACGTAAGACGGACAGATGTGAAGGCTTCATTGATGGAGATCTTATAGAAAGTTTCCTTGACCTCAGTCCTGACAAGATGAAGGAAGTAGCACAAGGACTTTTG
- the LOC113823353 gene encoding peptidyl-prolyl cis-trans isomerase G — protein MAPAQRRGQSTPTPKGVMSPVLQRKVLSQLRSNGRTPQSLAKKIEADLITGTPSSPIIGRRKPLASRVEQQNKENKNVIKEKNAVQNPLSSPLMEKNNIMHFSTVGKKPNAVTQSQAKRKLESSKDVDKENVTEAPVRKSTRGKKIQGSHVEKPEKKDNKSKEQNMTEGIKTVTKRRGRKEVLKDSPPASATDKIADQIPEPDKENINSEPSARRSTRTRAMQEKSSENKTVPKINKENKGKTRGPRSSGKRAKSAVEETDHGNKEEIVVQTLVKRSSARKAKPDEKSDANKVSPSTSEESVNKLGSKTVTKGTDTAANKGKLRQNIDESRTQEDEVSPVNKRAKGRKLQPGKNVSSPPVKGKKPLSETPSQSKKITRITKEPSGTSPSIPAGKAAESPNESSISSKPKLPIWNTWRKKSKTPTEKKRRSLRIGGDVFEFTFNADEEGITKKSRRKRTRRTKREKPKPRTKPTLLTTDPSWQTSILAPKFCRPVGEESTRLSGKESMREDGNENSRIRENGKARGNESERTNVAVEYDYDDYFDTHDTEDVFEGFEGETASSFVPGPAGSPVTMPMVSASTLPTPAISKHMSKYIGGSSTPRVENMVSLTVDEPLPPKEVKEDIAVCFGFDDEIEVEESGLNLSPVQRTGQNSQLQITNMTDSFMSYCQPPNQSSVMPSRFSWSRLRPGVKSYSSISCSASMIAHGRSTTTMSVSQMSNVSQNSRSRVRKGPRTKPVVKKPTEASINRPKRQVNIKNNEEKEQETVGNVSLLFEEEEGTERQLTLDEMLLNQVPQKEQLSSSGQEYDARQLGNSPEKSFSKPARKSYDRGVLEEIRKKFVKEYGGGDTATETEDEDTSPEKPKRKKKPQTKRAPKKSKKVDANSSQSSNDSSISDTFTSGKGKVLKKKKKVNSVFERSMDEWASDLNSHFSEVEDCELVIL, from the exons ATGGCTCCAGCCCAAAGACGAGGGCAGTCAACCCCCACACCAAAGGGAGTAATGTCTCCTGTTCTTCAGAGGAAGGTTTTATCCCAGCTGAGGTCCAATGGAAGAACACCTCAGTCTCTTGCCAAAAAAATAGAGGCAGATCTGATTACAGGAACCCCATCATCACCTATTATAGGTCGCAGGAAGCCTCTAGCTTCAAGAGTGGAacagcaaaataaagaaaacaaaaatgttataaaagaaaaaaatgctgtacAGAATCCTTTATCATCCCCCTTGATGGAGAAGAATAATATTATGCATTTTAGTACTGTTGGCAAGAAACCAAATGCTGTAACACAAAGCCAGGCTAAAAGGAAGCTAGAAAGCAGCAAAGATGTAGATAAGGAGAACGTTACTGAAGCTCCAGTAAGGAAATCCACACGAGGGAAGAAAATACAGGGCTCCCATGTAGAGAAACcggagaaaaaagataacaagagcAAGGAGCAAAATATGACAGAAGGCATAAAGACTGTaactaaaagaagaggaagaaaagaagtgcTAAAGGATTCTCCGCCTGCTTCAGCCACAGATAAAATTGCAGATCAGATCCCCGAACCagataaggaaaatataaattCGGAGCCTTCAGCTCGACGTTCCACCAGGACTAGAGCAATGCAAGAAAAATCATCAGAAAACAAAACTGTTCCcaaaattaacaaagaaaataaaggtaaGACTAGAGGCCCTAGGAGTAGTGGAAAAAGGGCAAAGTCTGCAGTTGAGGAAACTGATCatgggaataaagaagagattgTTGTTCAAACTCTAGTAAAAAGATCTAGTGCCAGAAAGGCAAAGCCTGATGAAAAATCAGATGCAAACAAAGTCTCCCCCAGTACCTCAGAAGAAAGTGTCAACAAACTTGGAAGTAAAACAGTAACCAAAGGTACAGATACAGCAGCTAACAAAGGTAAACTTCGACAGAATATTGATGAAAGCAGAACACAAGAAGATGAAGTATCGCCAGTGAATaaaagagcaaaaggaagaaagCTTCAGCCAGGAAAAAATGTTTCTTCCCCTCCAGTAAAGGGTAAGAAACCCCTTTCAGAAACACCCTCCCAGTCCAAGAAAATTACTAGAATCACGAAGGAACCTTCGGGAACTTCACCCAGCATTCCGGCTGGAAAAGCAGCAGAATCTCCAAATGAATCGTCAATATCAAGCAAACCCAAATTGCCTATCTGGAATacttggaggaagaagagtaagacaccaacagaaaagaaaagaagatctCTAAGGATTGGAGGAGATGTGTTTGAGTTTACTTTCAATGCTGATGAAGAGGGAATAACAAAGAAAtccagaagaaagagaacaagacgtACAAAGCGAGAAAAACCTAAGCCTAGAACAAAGCCAACACTTCTGACTACAGATCCAAGTTGGCAGACGAGCATTCTAGCACCCAAATTTTGTAGACCTGTAGGGGAGGAGTCAACAAGGTTAAGTGGGAAAGAATCTATGAGAGAGGATGGAAATGAAAATTCTAGGattagagagaatggaaaggcaaGAGGCAATGAATCAGAAAGAACAAATGTTGCAGtagaatatgattatgatgattattttgatacaCATGATACTGAAGATGTATTTGAAGGATTTGAAGGAGAAACTGCAAGTTCATTTGTACCTGGTCCAGCAGGTTCTCCGGTAACTATGCCAATGGTATCGGCTAGTACACTACCTACTCCAGCCATATCAAAACACATGTCCAAATATATTGGAGGCTCATCAACTCCAAGGGTAGAGAATATGGTATCTTTGACTGTTGATGAACCACTGCCACCCAAAGAGGTCAAAGAAGATATTGCTGTGTGTTTTGGTTTTGATGATGAAATTGAGGTTGAGGAAAGTGGATTAAATCTTTCTCCAGTCCAGAGAACAGGCCAAAATTCACAACTCCAAATTACAAATATGACAGATAGCTTTATGTCATATTGCCAGCCACCTAATCAGTCTTCGGTCATGCCCTCCCGTTTTTCCTGGAGTCGTCTTCGCCCTGGTGTGAAAAGTTACTCGTCCATAAGTTGTTCAGCTAGCATGATAGCTCATGGTCGCAGCACAACCACAATGTCCGTTTCACAAATGTCCAATGTAAGTCAGAACTCAAGATCAAGAGTTAGGAAAGGTCCAAGAACCAAGCCTGTTGTCAAAAAGCCAACTGAAGCCAGTATTAACAGACCCAAGAGACAGGTTAACATAAAgaacaatgaagaaaaagagcAGGAGACTGTTGGAAATGTGTCACTTCTttttgaagaggaagagggtacaGAGCGCCAGCTGACACTGGATGAGATGTTACTCAATCAAGTCCCACAGAAGGAACAATTATCTTCATCTGGCCAAGAATATGATGCCAGGCAGCTAGGAAATTCACCGGAAAAATCATTTTCTAAG CCAGCAAGAAAATCTTATGACAGAGGAGTCttagaagaaataaggaagaaattcGTAAAGGAATATGGAGGAGGGGATACAGCAACAGAAACAGAGGATGAG GATACCTCTCCTGAGaagccaaagagaaagaagaagcctCAGACAAAGAGGGCACCCAAGAAGAGCAAGAAAGTGGACGCTAATAGTTCACAGTCAAGCAATGACTCCTCGATATCGGACACATTCACTTCTGGCAAAGGAAAGgtcttgaagaagaaaaagaaagtgaatagtGTTTTT